The genomic segment TTTCGTGAAATAATTTCCACATCATCCTTACTTAGCGTCACGGGTACAGATTGAGATAACTTCATTATTTCTTTCTCTTTTAGTCGATAAGTGGTCTTATAGCATCTATCAAGTTTGCCGTACCAGAGCGCTTCCTAAGATAAATGCCTAAAATAGGTAAATTTTCTGTAAATAATGCCGATATGGCACATAAAGCTACCTTTATTATAAGGAATACTCTGGTAGAATTTGCGACTATATTTAATATCTGACCGTAGCAATCAGTCAAAACAACATTACTGCTGTACAACAAGGATCGCCCATGAAAAAACTGCTTCCTTTGATTATTGGTCTTAGCCTGGTTGGCCTGAGCACTTCAAGCTATGCCGAAAATTTACTGCAAGTTTACCAGCAGGCTAAAAGCAATAACCCTGACTTACGTAAGTCAGAATCCGATCGTGATGCAGCCTACGAAAAAATTAGTGAGTCCCGCGGTGCCCTGCTGCCTCAATTAGGTTTGAATGCAGGTTATAACATTAACCGTGGCTATCGTGACAACAGCGGCAGTAAAAGTGATGTGACCAGTGGCACTTTGCAATTAAGCCAAACTATTTTTGATATGTCTTTATGGCGTCAGCTTAATATCACTGAAAAACAGGCAGGCGTTCAGGACGTTTCTTATCAAGCTCAGCAACAAACGCTGATTCTCGATACTGCCACCGCTTATTTTAATGTATTACGCAGTCTGGATATTCTTTCTACTACTGAAGCACAGAAAGATGCTCTTTATCGCCAGTTAGACCAAGCTCGCCAACGTTTTAACGTAGGTCTGGTTGCTGTTACTGACGTGCAAAACGCCCAAGCGCAATATGACCAGACGCTGGCGGACGAAGTGACCGCCCGCAACAATCTGGAAAACTCGCTGGAAGTTCTGCGCCAGATTACCGGAATGTTCTATCCGGAACTGAGTTCGCTGGATACCGCACGTTTCAGTACTCGTCGCCCGAATGACGTTAACACGTTACTACAGGAAGCGGAAAGCCGTAACCTGAACCTGTTAACCGCTCGTCTGGCTCAGGATTTATCCCGTGAACAGGTTAAATTACAGCAGACTGGTCATATGCCAACATTGGCATTTACCGCGTCAAGTGGGCTGTCTAACAATGACTATCGTGGTACCAGTACGCTGGGTCAAAACGATAGCATTAACGGTAACACCACTGCTGGTTTTACTCTGAGCTTCCCACTGTTCAGCGGCGGACAAACAAGTTCCCGCGTTAAGCAAGCACAATATAATTATGTTGGTGCCAGCGAAGCGCTGGAAAGTGCTCACCGTTCTGTAGTGCAGATCGTACGTTCTTCTTACAATAACGTCTCTGCTTCTATCAGTTCAGTGAATGCTTATAAACAAACCGTTGTTTCTGCACAAAGCTCATTAGAAGCCACTCAGGCAGGTTATGATGTGGGTACCCGTACCATCGTGGATGTGTTAAACGCGACTACTACCCTGTATAACGCCAAGCAGCAGCTTTCTAACGCACGTTATGATTATCTGATTAATCAGTTAAACATTAAGTATGCATTGGGCACATTAAATGAAACCGATCTGGATTTGCTCAACAAAACGCTGGGCAAACCAAGCTCAACGATTCCAGTGATTAAAGTTAAAGAATAAATCTTTAATTAGCCATAGTTGTAGCATCTCTGTTCCCCCGAGCTTTCTGAGTCCGGGGGAATTTTTTTATCTCCGTTTAGCCAAAATCGCGATTCAGCGCACACTTTTCCCGCCAGAACCCACAATTGTGGCTAAAGCGTCGTTCTTTGCTTTAATTTATCGCTTATTTCGCCTATTCTACAGGGTACATGCATAAAGGGAATTTCCCTGTCTGGCTCTACGTTTTCAGCTAAACCACCAACACATTTATGTTCTTTTTATCCTTCCTGAAGTAATGAACATAGATGAGTCATTTTTCTGAAAATTAACAGCACTGGCAGCAATACGATTTTTTGAATTTAACTCTGGGACTGATAACTCATGAAACGCACTAAACACATCAACCGTGACTCTTTTCGTAAATCCTTCCGTACTTATCGTTTAGCGCCTGTTGCGCTGGCAATCAGTGCCGTATTTATGCTGTCGGGCTGTGAACAGGCTGACGAAAGCGTATCCCTGTTCCAGAATGCGGATGAATGTAAACAAAGTAACCCATCAATGGGCGATCAGTGCACCATTGCTTATAATCAGGCACTGGAAGAAGCAGTAAAAACTGCACCAAAATATGCAACTAAGGAAGATTGCGTAGCCGAATTTGGTGAAGCCCAATGTACAGAAGCACCTGCTCAGGCAGGCATGGCCGCACAACCACAGCAAAGCAGCATGTGGATGCCTCTGATGGCTGGTTATATGATGGGTCGTATGATGGGTGGTGGTTATGGCCAATCTCCGCTGTTTACTTCTAAAGCAGCAGGTAGCCCGGCTAACGGCAAATTTGTTGACTCTACTGGCCGTAGCTATGGCAATGCGACCACTGGCAGAACCATGAAGGTGGATAAGAGCGCTCTGGCACCTAAGCCGGCTACCACTACAACCGTTACTCGCGGTGGTTTTGGTGATTCAGTGGCTAAGCAAAATAGCATGTCACGCAGCAGTTCGTCTTCCAACAGCTCATCAACAAAAAGTCGTTCATTCGGTGGCTAAGGTTAATTTTTAATGATTCGTCAATCTATTACCGAGCGTCCAAACTGGCGTGAAGTAGCGACTGAATATGGTTTTAATTTTCACACTATGTATGGCGAGCCATACTGGTGTGAAGATGCCTACTATCAGTTTTCACTGGCACAAATCGAAGAGCTGGAAAATACCACCGCAGAGCTACACCAGATGTGCTTACAGGTGGTGGAAAAAGTAGTTAACAGTGAAGAGCTGTTAACCAAATTCCATATTCCTAAACACTGCTGGGATTTTGTTCGTACGTCATGGAAAACCCAGCAACCGTCACTCTATTCTCGCCTCGATCTGGCCTACGATGGTAAAAGCCCGGCCAAGCTATTGGAGAATAATGCCGATACGCCAACCTCGCTGTATGAAACGGCTTTTTTCCAATGGATGTGGCTGGAAGATCAGATTAACGCCGGTAATCTGCGTCACGATGCCGATCAATTTAATAGTTTGCAGGATAAGTTGATTGAGCGCTTCGCCGAACTGAAAGCACAACATGGTTTTAATCTGCTGCATTTTGCCTGCTGTCAGGATACCGAAGAGGATCGCGGTACCGTACAGTATTTGCAGGACTGCGCTAACGAAGCAGGTTTAGCCAATGAATTTATGTTTATTGAAGAGATTGGCTTAGGAGAGAAAGGTCAGTTTACTGATACTGAAGATCAGGTCATCAGCAATCTGTTCAAACTCTATCCCTGGGAATTTATGTTCCGGGAGATCTTCTCCACCAAGCTGGCTGACGCCGGTGTGCGTTGGTTAGAACCTGCATGGAAAAGCATTATCTCCAATAAGGCCCTGTTACCTTTGCTGTGGGAGATGTTCCCAAATCATCCAAACCTGCTGCCGGCCTACTTCGCCGGAGAAGCGCATAATCTGAACCATTACGTTTCTAAACCGCTATTCTCGCGGGAAGGGGCCAACATTCAGATTATCGAAAATGGTCAGGAAGTGTGTAAAGTCGATGGACCTTATGGCGAAGAGGGAATGATCATTCAACAATTCCACCCGCTGCCGCGTTTTAACGACAGTTATACCCTGATTGGTAGCTGGCTGGTCGATGATGAGCCTTGCGGTATTGGCCTGCGGGAAGATCATAGTTTAATAACGCAGGATCTTTCGCGGTACTATCCGCATATTATATTAGACTAATGTGTTTGATAAAAACCCATTGATTCCGAGTAAATTTCGTCCACTAATAGTGTCGAGTTCAAATAGGCCATCATGTAAGTGGCCGAGTCAAGGGGGCTAGCGAGCCCCCTTAACAATCCCGCGCTTTCGCACCCGAATCCAGGTCGCTACGCGACTCCCCTCCGCCTTCATTCGGGCTTACGCACCGGCGCAGAGCCGCTCCCTACGTCGCTGCGCCTCGGCTGGCATCCATGCCAGCCGTGCTACCCTCATTCAGTTGTCGGCTGAATTCCAGTGCTCATAAAGGTCAAAAAAACAAAACCTATCCAACCTTGATTGACAACATACTCAATGATCCCATGACGATACCATCCACCGGTATGCTCACTGGCTCGTTGTATTCCCGAGCCCCCAGCACATACAGCAACGGTAAATAGTGTTCTGGTGTCGGGCAGGCCAGATGTGCATCCGGGTTGTCCAGAAAGTTAACCAACGGATGATTATCTCCCTGCCAGGTCAGGTTATCACGGACAAAGTTATCGAAACGTTCAGCCCAGTCAAAAGGCTGCTGGTTACCCTGCCATCTTGCCATGCGCAGGTTATGCACCACGTTACCGCTGGCAACAATCATTACGCCTTCACGACGTAAAGCTGATAATTTTTGTCCCAACTGGTAGTGATAGGCTGCCGGTTGCGTGGCATCAATGCTTAACTGAACCACCGGAATGTCCGCATCGGGGTACATTTTTATCAATACACCCCATGAACCATGATCCAATCCCCATTCAGTCATATCAGCAATAACAGGAACCGGAGCCAGTAACGCCTGAATTCGTGCCGCCAGTTGAGGAGAACCTTTAGCTGGGTACTGAGTATCAAATAGCTCCTGTGGAAAACCACCAAAATCATGAATCGTTTTAGGATGTTCCATCGCCGTCACCGCCGTTCCACGGGTATACCAGTGGGCTGAAACCGCAAGAATCGCTTTAGGACGAGGCAAACTGTTCCCCAGATGTTGCCAGGCCTGAGTATAAATATTTTCTTCCAGTACGTTCATTGGGCTACCGTGCCCCAAAAACAGGGCGGGCATTAAGCTGCTGTTCATTATTTTTCCTCTGTTTTTAGATCAGGTTGATTATCCTGATAGCTGATGCTATTTACTAAGGCAGATTAACCGCATCAGAAGGTCAATTTAAGATTAAAATTAATTGTTCGTTCTGATGGACATATGTTGTAACGATAGGTGATATCTTAATCTTTATCCTGTTGTTTAAAAGAGGATAAGCCTGACAGACATCATCAAAAAAATTGAATAACGGCTGATTTATTCGCCCTATTAAATAAATTGCTATTGTGTATTCGATATTTCTGTCAGGTTTGCTATCATCGGAGATGATAATCATTCTCATATGAGAGGTTCTATGTCAGTTCCACTAATTCTTACTGTACTTGCCGGAGGCTCTACCTTTATAGGTGCTTTTCTGGGGATTATCGGCCAAAAACCATCGAATCGCGTACTGGCATTCGCTTTGGGCTTTGCCGCAGGTATTATGCTGTTAATCTCACTGATGGAAATGCTGCCAGCCTCACTCAATACGCCGGGAATGTCACCGGTATTGGGGTACAGCATGTTTATTATTGGGCTGCTTGGTTACTTCCTGTTGGATCGCATACTGCCTCACCAACATGCTCACGATCTGACGCCGGGGAAAATGCCCACACGCAATCTGAGACGTACTGCAATTTTGCTCACCCTAGGCATTAGCCTGCACAACTTTCCTGAAGGCATCGCTACCTTTGTAACCGCCAGCACTAACTGGGTCTGGGGATTGCTCTGGCGGTGGCTATTCACAATATTCCTGAAGGTTTAGCCGTAGCCGGTCCGGTATATGCAGCAACGGGCTCAAAACGCACGGCGTTGTTGTGGGCAGGCCTTTCCGGGGTTGCCGAGATTGTTGGCGGCCTGTTTGCCTTTTTGCTACTTGGCCCGAACGTGTCTCCGGTCATTATGGCTTCGATAATGTCGGCCGTTGCCGGAATTATGGTGGCACTATCAGTAGATGAGCTAATGCCGCTGGCCAAAGAGATCGACCCTAACAACAATCCAAGCTACGGTATTCTTTGTGGTATGTCGGTAATGGGGTTGAGTTTGATGATGTTGCAGTTATGGACTGTTGGGTAATTTATTCTTTTTGTTTTTTTATTAGAACCTGAGAATATTCCGGCCGTAAAAACGATATTGCCCAAATCACCTTAGTGCTCGGCCGGAAGATCGTCTGCACTTAGCTATAGAGTACTCCGGGCCTGACCGGGTTAGGGGCAGTTATGAAACACCTTGCGGTGTTTCACCCTGACGGGCCAGCGCTGGCGCTGTTCAAACATAAAACTGAATCATCTGACTTTGTCATCAGTCATAATAAAAGCCGCATTAGCGGCTTTTATTATCAATATAGCAATCAGCTGGCTTTTCTGGCGTGCTGCTCGATGTACATCACCAGATCTTCAATCGTTACTACCGGCATATTATGTTGTTTACCAAACTCAATAACCTGCGGTGCATTTGCCATGCTGCCGTCGTCGTTGGTAAGTTCACAAAGCACGCCTGCGGGTTTGAAGCCAGCCAGAGTAACTAAATCAATTGTCGCTTCAGTATGACCACGGCGGGTTAATACACCACCGGTGCGGGCACATAATGGGAAAACGTGACCAGGGCTGTGCAGGCTGTTAGCCGTTGCACCATCCGCGATGGCCGCACGAATCGTCGTGATACGGTCAGAAGCAGAAACGCCAGTAGTCACCCCTTCAGCCGCTTCGATAGTGACGGTAAACGCGGTCTGATAACGGCTCGAGTTAGCCGGAACCATCATCGGCAGGTTCAACTGCTCACGGGTTTGTTCGTTGATGCACAGACAAACGATACCACTACCATGGCGAATGGTCAGCGCCATTTGCTCAACGGTCATGGTTTCGGCGGCAAAGATCATGTCGCCTTCGTTTTCACGGTTTTCATCGTCAAGTACCATAACGCCACGGCCATTGCGTAATGCGTCCAGCGCAAGTTCAACGCGAGCAATTGGGGTACCGAATTCGGATAGTAATGTCTGATTCATGGTAAAATAACCTCTTAATTAATATGGATTACCAGAATCAGGGCAGCTTAGGAAGCAGGCAAAAAGCCTAAAATAACGTAAGGCGAGCGAATGCCCGACCATTGTCATTACTCTCTCCCATCCGGACTATAACCGTCGGCCCCGGAATTACACCGGATCTGCTGACCTTGACGCTGACTTTCATCAGACTCAAGCGCTCGCGGGCTTTCATGTTGCCATCAGGCTTGATGATTTACCGCCGGTGGGGATTTCCACCCCGCCCTGAGAATAAGCGTTTCTACTATAACGCTTATTAATAGCAGGGGCAATACAGACAAGGGAAATCTTAGCCACAGAAAGTTGACAGATCCAAGACACTCCGCTATCAAATGTTTATACTCTGCAAAACAAACAGTAAACTAGCGGTTATCTCTTAATCAGTGGGATTAAATAAGATGCCATCAACCATCAAAGGTAGACCAATGATCGACCCGAAAAAAATTGAACAGATAGCCAAACAAATTCACGAGTCAATGCCAAAAGGCATCCGCGAACTGGGCGATGAAGTCGAGAAGAAGATCCGCCAGGGGCTACAAAATCAGTTGGCAAAACTGGATGTGGTCAGCCGCGAGGAGTTTGATATTCAGACTCAGGTTCTGCTAAGAACCCGTGAAAAGTTGAATGCTTTAGAAAAGCGACTGGCAGAGTTAGAAGCCAAAGGCAATCAGGAATAATCCTGCTTTTTAAACGCATTAGTGAAGCCACCCGACTTTGCTAATGCGTATCTTATTATCCCGCAGATGCCTCTGAAGTCTGTTTTCTGCGTGGCAATACTAACCACAACAGAGCAAACATCACTACCGCATACAGCGTTTTCCAGCCAATCATCACCAGCAATAAAACACAGAGTACAGTGCCGATAAATGACATCACTCTGGAACTTCCCTTCAGCAAGCGGCAACCCGACAGCATACAAAGCAGATAGATAAACACAAAGATGCCATTGGCATAAACAATCAAGTCATCCAGTTCCAGCGAGAAATAATCCGCCGCCAGTGATGAAATCAGACAACATAACAATACTAACGACAGTGCATTCAAGGGTGAGCGAGAGCGGGAAAGTTGTGCTACCCAGGCTTTTGGTTTCTGCTCATAGGTTTGCGACCACACCAGACGAGCAAAACTTTGGGTGTAAATATTCAAACTGGCAAAACAAGCCAGATAACCAATAATACAAGCCACCCATAATGCATGTTGACCAAATAGCTGAACCACAATTGATGGAAAAGAAGCCGATGCAGCCATCTCTCCGCCATAAGAATGGAATGCCAATACCGCAGCAGTACAGCTCCAATAGACACCACCCGCCACCAGCATGCCAATGAGTAAGGCTCGAGGGAAATCACGTTCCGGATTGCGGAATTCTGCTGCCAGATGGGCAAACGCCTCCAGCCCAACAAAACACCAGAACATTACCGCCAGTGCACTAAACATCGGGCTGGCGGACAATGTGCTCAATGCCGGCCATTGAATGGAGCCGGGGGTAACTCCTCCTTTCCACCAGATAGCCACTACCATCGCCACAATCAGACCTGCAATGACCACCTGCACATTGGCACTGGAACCGGCGCTACGCATGCCTAAAAACAGAATAGCCAGTAGCGTTCCTAGCTGAACCAACAGCAAACCTGAGTGCTCCAGTCCAAATGCTGCCTGCCAAAAACCTGACGCAATTTGTAATGCTGCCGGTAACCCCACCGGAATCACCGATAAAAATAGCCAACCGGTCACTCTGGCCATATGGGGGCCAAAGGCCAGACTGACAAAGTGCGCAGCGCCACCAGCATTAGGAAAATGTCGCCCCAATGCGGCAAACGCAATAGCTATAGGAAAAACCAGAATAATTAAAACAGGCCAGGCCCACAGACTGCCAGAATCAGCTATTTGCGCCGCCAGTGCAGGCACGGCAAATACACCGGTCCCCAACAGCGATGTTGAAAGTAGACCGACTCCCTGAACTAAGCCCAGCTCCTGCTTTAATCCACTCATTGAGGCTAATTATCCGCGTTCCATAATCGTTTTAATAATATTGCTGGTTGAACAACCATCTTCAAAGTTCAGAACGCGCACATCACCACCGGCTGCCCAAACTTCTTTACTGCCGGCAATATCTTCTGGCTTATAGTCACCGCCTTTCACCAGCAGATCGGGAAGAGTATCGGCAATCAGCCGCTGAGGCGTATCTTCTTCAAAAGCAACGACCCAGTCGACGGACTCCAGTGCACCCAGCACGATCATACGCTGTGCCAGAGGGTTTACCGGACGAGTCTCCCCTTTTAAGCGGCGAGTAGAAGCGTCACTGTTAACCGCCACAATCAGGCGATCCCCCAGTTTACGAGCATTTGCCAGATAAGAAACGTGGCCGGCATGCAAAATATCAAAGCAGCCATTGGTCATCACGACTTTCTCACCGCGCTGACGTGCATGGGCAACGGCTTGTTTCAGCTGTTCTTCATTCATGACGCCAAAACCGGTATCGGCTCTGCCGCGGATGGCGTTTTCCAGCTCAATAGGGGAAACCGTTGAGGTTCCCAGTTTACCAACCACCACACCGGCAGCGGCATTTGCCATAAAGCAGGCTTCTTCCAGCGTCAGACCCGCCGCCAGACTCACCGCCAGAACACCAATCACCGTATCACCAGCACCGGTAACGTCATACACTTCCTGTGCCTGAGTTGGCATATGGAAAGGATCTCTGCCCGGTTGTAGTAATGTCATGCCGTTTTCTGAACGAGTAATCAACAATGCGCTAAACTCAAACCGCTCAATTAACGCCATGCCCCGACTAACCAGTTCATCTTCGCTTTTACACTGCCCTACCACCGCCTCAAACTCAGACAGATTAGGCGTTAGCAGCGTTGCGCCACGATAGCGCTCAAAATCGGTCCCTTTTGGGTCGATCAGCACCGGTACACCTGCTTCACGCCCCAGGGCAATCAGCGACTGAACCGAAACCAGCGCACCTTTATCATAATCAGACAGCACCAAAGCTCCTAAATGAGGCAGAGCTTGCTGTACACGATCTAAAATTGGTTGGGAATCTACGTTCTCAAAACCTTCTTCAAAATCGAGGCGTAATAGCTGCTGGTTACGGGAAAGCACCCGCAGTTTGGTAATGGTTGGGTGAGAAGCCACCGTCACAAAATCACATTTGACGTTCACTTCATTCAACTTGTCGTTTAATACCCGTGCAGGTTCATCCATGCCGGTTAAACCAACCAAACGAGAAACGCCGCACAGGGAGGCGATATTCATTGCAACGTTTGCTGCACCTCCGGGACGATCTTCTACCATATTGACTTTAACTACCGGTACAGGAGCCTCAGGCGAGATCCTGCTGGTTGGTCCATGCCAATAGCGATCGAGCATAACATCACCGACAACCATTACGCTGGCACGGCTAAAATCGGGTAACATGACTTTCATCCCATACTCCATAAACGAGGACAGCATATATTGTTAGGCAGTTTATCATAATCACATCGTAAAATAGGAATGCGATAAAAATACCGTTAAACTGATAAATGTATTTTTTAAACTATTGGACAATAATTTTCTAATTCGATTTGTTATGTCAAAAAATCAAGTACTCCCGGAATTTAGCCGAGAACTGTTACACCCACGCTACTGGCTGCTATGGTCTGGTATCATTTTTTTATACCTGATCGTTTTGCTGCCTTATCCCTGGATTAATAGCCTGGGGCGCGGTTTAGGCCGTTTTGCTATGCGTTTTATGAAACGCAGAAAGATGATCTCACGCCGCAACATTGAGCTTTGTTTTCCAAATATGACCGAAGCAGAACACGAAGCCTGGATGATCAAAAACTTTGAAGCGACTGGGTTAGCAGTATTTGAAACCGGCATGGCCTGGTTCTGGCCCAACTGGCGTGTCAAAAAGTGGTGTCAGGTTCAGGGAATGGACAATCTGAATGTCGGTATCCCGGAGAAACGCGGGGTATTGGTGATTGGTATACACTTTCTTACCCTTGAGCTTGGCGCCCGGATTATTGGTATGCACCGTCCTGGCGTAGGGGTTTATCGTCCCCACGACAACAAACTGATGGACTGGTTACAGACCTGGGGAAGATTGCGTTCCAATAAATATATGCTTGACCGTCGTGATGTGAAAGGCATGATTCGCTCACTGAAAAAAGGCGAGCTGGTTTGGTACGCTCCGGACCATGATTACGGCCCTAAAAACAGCGTATTTGCCCCGTTCTTTGCAGTGGAAAAAGCGGCAACGACTATTGGTACCTCAATTTTAGTTCGTATGGCTAATCCACTATTAGTGCCGTTTATCCCTAAGCGAAATGATGATAATCACGGATATACTCTGATTGTGCAGCCGCCGCTGGAAGGCTTCCCGACGGATGATGAAGTTGCAGCCGCCACCTTTATGAATCAGGCGATTGAACAACAAATTCTGCTGGCCCCTGAACAATATATGTGGCTACACCGTCGCTTTAAAACCCGCCCACAGGGCGAGGCATCGTTATATCAATAAGCTATCGCTCTTAGCGGCATCAACACTAAGAGCGATAAGTTTTACTCTGCCAGCCACTTACGCCAGCTCTGATTAACCTGCATTCTTTCCTGCTCAAATCTTCCGCTTGGTACTTGCCCAGCTTTATCCTGTAAGGCCAGACGATGAATCTCATCCCGCATAGTGACATAAGCTTTAGTCAACGCCATGGCCTCCTGCTCGTCCATAATCTGATAGTTGCCCATCAGCTCAAATATTCTGACGTTATCAGACCAGCGGGTAAGCTGAGGCTGTTGATGGGCATAGCGCAACACTAAATACTGAGCGATAAACTCAATATCGGTGATCCCACCCTCATCAGTTTTCAAATCAAATAAATCTGCATCTTTATTGCCGAGGTGGCTGCGCATTTTTTCCCGCATCTCACGCACCTCTTGTTTTAATTGCTGTTCATCACGTTCAAGACACAGAATTTCATGACGGGCATGGTCAAACTCTTTGTGTAATACCGGATCGCTATAAACAATGCGAGTACGTACTAACGCCTGATGCTCCCAGGTCCAGGCCTCATTACGCTGATAGTCTTCAAAAGCACTAATCGTACTGACCAGCAGGCCGGATTCCCCGGATGGCCGCAGGCGTGCATCAACCTCATACAGAATACCGGAGGCCATACGCGCGCTGAACAGGTGCATAATCCGCTGGCCCAGACGTAAATAAAACTGACGACCATCAATGCTACGATCCCCATCAGTCGTGACATTTTCCGGGCAATCAACCAAAAACACCAGATCCAAATCGGAACTATAGCCCAACTCAATGCCTCCGAGTTTGCCATAGGCCACCACAGCAAAACCGCGGCCTTCGCGCTCGTATAAATGAGACGGCTGACCATAGCGTGCGGTCATCTGGAACCATGCCTGCTGAACCACAGCTTCAATTATCGCTTCCGCCAGATAGGTTAAGTGGTCACTTACTTTCATCACCGGGAGTGCTCCGGCAATATCTGCCGCGGCAATACGTAACAGATGCG from the Limnobaculum zhutongyuii genome contains:
- a CDS encoding DUF1190 family protein produces the protein MKRTKHINRDSFRKSFRTYRLAPVALAISAVFMLSGCEQADESVSLFQNADECKQSNPSMGDQCTIAYNQALEEAVKTAPKYATKEDCVAEFGEAQCTEAPAQAGMAAQPQQSSMWMPLMAGYMMGRMMGGGYGQSPLFTSKAAGSPANGKFVDSTGRSYGNATTGRTMKVDKSALAPKPATTTTVTRGGFGDSVAKQNSMSRSSSSSNSSSTKSRSFGG
- the tolC gene encoding outer membrane channel protein TolC; translated protein: MKKLLPLIIGLSLVGLSTSSYAENLLQVYQQAKSNNPDLRKSESDRDAAYEKISESRGALLPQLGLNAGYNINRGYRDNSGSKSDVTSGTLQLSQTIFDMSLWRQLNITEKQAGVQDVSYQAQQQTLILDTATAYFNVLRSLDILSTTEAQKDALYRQLDQARQRFNVGLVAVTDVQNAQAQYDQTLADEVTARNNLENSLEVLRQITGMFYPELSSLDTARFSTRRPNDVNTLLQEAESRNLNLLTARLAQDLSREQVKLQQTGHMPTLAFTASSGLSNNDYRGTSTLGQNDSINGNTTAGFTLSFPLFSGGQTSSRVKQAQYNYVGASEALESAHRSVVQIVRSSYNNVSASISSVNAYKQTVVSAQSSLEATQAGYDVGTRTIVDVLNATTTLYNAKQQLSNARYDYLINQLNIKYALGTLNETDLDLLNKTLGKPSSTIPVIKVKE
- the ygiD gene encoding 4,5-DOPA-extradiol-dioxygenase; translation: MNSSLMPALFLGHGSPMNVLEENIYTQAWQHLGNSLPRPKAILAVSAHWYTRGTAVTAMEHPKTIHDFGGFPQELFDTQYPAKGSPQLAARIQALLAPVPVIADMTEWGLDHGSWGVLIKMYPDADIPVVQLSIDATQPAAYHYQLGQKLSALRREGVMIVASGNVVHNLRMARWQGNQQPFDWAERFDNFVRDNLTWQGDNHPLVNFLDNPDAHLACPTPEHYLPLLYVLGAREYNEPVSIPVDGIVMGSLSMLSIKVG
- the yjeH gene encoding L-methionine/branched-chain amino acid transporter, yielding MSGLKQELGLVQGVGLLSTSLLGTGVFAVPALAAQIADSGSLWAWPVLIILVFPIAIAFAALGRHFPNAGGAAHFVSLAFGPHMARVTGWLFLSVIPVGLPAALQIASGFWQAAFGLEHSGLLLVQLGTLLAILFLGMRSAGSSANVQVVIAGLIVAMVVAIWWKGGVTPGSIQWPALSTLSASPMFSALAVMFWCFVGLEAFAHLAAEFRNPERDFPRALLIGMLVAGGVYWSCTAAVLAFHSYGGEMAASASFPSIVVQLFGQHALWVACIIGYLACFASLNIYTQSFARLVWSQTYEQKPKAWVAQLSRSRSPLNALSLVLLCCLISSLAADYFSLELDDLIVYANGIFVFIYLLCMLSGCRLLKGSSRVMSFIGTVLCVLLLVMIGWKTLYAVVMFALLWLVLPRRKQTSEASAG
- the hldE gene encoding bifunctional D-glycero-beta-D-manno-heptose-7-phosphate kinase/D-glycero-beta-D-manno-heptose 1-phosphate adenylyltransferase HldE, translating into MKVMLPDFSRASVMVVGDVMLDRYWHGPTSRISPEAPVPVVKVNMVEDRPGGAANVAMNIASLCGVSRLVGLTGMDEPARVLNDKLNEVNVKCDFVTVASHPTITKLRVLSRNQQLLRLDFEEGFENVDSQPILDRVQQALPHLGALVLSDYDKGALVSVQSLIALGREAGVPVLIDPKGTDFERYRGATLLTPNLSEFEAVVGQCKSEDELVSRGMALIERFEFSALLITRSENGMTLLQPGRDPFHMPTQAQEVYDVTGAGDTVIGVLAVSLAAGLTLEEACFMANAAAGVVVGKLGTSTVSPIELENAIRGRADTGFGVMNEEQLKQAVAHARQRGEKVVMTNGCFDILHAGHVSYLANARKLGDRLIVAVNSDASTRRLKGETRPVNPLAQRMIVLGALESVDWVVAFEEDTPQRLIADTLPDLLVKGGDYKPEDIAGSKEVWAAGGDVRVLNFEDGCSTSNIIKTIMERG
- a CDS encoding Kdo(2)-lipid IV(A) acyltransferase; its protein translation is MSKNQVLPEFSRELLHPRYWLLWSGIIFLYLIVLLPYPWINSLGRGLGRFAMRFMKRRKMISRRNIELCFPNMTEAEHEAWMIKNFEATGLAVFETGMAWFWPNWRVKKWCQVQGMDNLNVGIPEKRGVLVIGIHFLTLELGARIIGMHRPGVGVYRPHDNKLMDWLQTWGRLRSNKYMLDRRDVKGMIRSLKKGELVWYAPDHDYGPKNSVFAPFFAVEKAATTIGTSILVRMANPLLVPFIPKRNDDNHGYTLIVQPPLEGFPTDDEVAAATFMNQAIEQQILLAPEQYMWLHRRFKTRPQGEASLYQ
- the ribB gene encoding 3,4-dihydroxy-2-butanone-4-phosphate synthase translates to MNQTLLSEFGTPIARVELALDALRNGRGVMVLDDENRENEGDMIFAAETMTVEQMALTIRHGSGIVCLCINEQTREQLNLPMMVPANSSRYQTAFTVTIEAAEGVTTGVSASDRITTIRAAIADGATANSLHSPGHVFPLCARTGGVLTRRGHTEATIDLVTLAGFKPAGVLCELTNDDGSMANAPQVIEFGKQHNMPVVTIEDLVMYIEQHARKAS
- a CDS encoding glutathionylspermidine synthase family protein: MIRQSITERPNWREVATEYGFNFHTMYGEPYWCEDAYYQFSLAQIEELENTTAELHQMCLQVVEKVVNSEELLTKFHIPKHCWDFVRTSWKTQQPSLYSRLDLAYDGKSPAKLLENNADTPTSLYETAFFQWMWLEDQINAGNLRHDADQFNSLQDKLIERFAELKAQHGFNLLHFACCQDTEEDRGTVQYLQDCANEAGLANEFMFIEEIGLGEKGQFTDTEDQVISNLFKLYPWEFMFREIFSTKLADAGVRWLEPAWKSIISNKALLPLLWEMFPNHPNLLPAYFAGEAHNLNHYVSKPLFSREGANIQIIENGQEVCKVDGPYGEEGMIIQQFHPLPRFNDSYTLIGSWLVDDEPCGIGLREDHSLITQDLSRYYPHIILD
- the ubiK gene encoding ubiquinone biosynthesis accessory factor UbiK; the encoded protein is MIDPKKIEQIAKQIHESMPKGIRELGDEVEKKIRQGLQNQLAKLDVVSREEFDIQTQVLLRTREKLNALEKRLAELEAKGNQE